From one Candidatus Chromulinivorax destructor genomic stretch:
- a CDS encoding clostripain-related cysteine peptidase has translation MPIRCKYILSLFILLGLPCNLQAQFKKKYTLLVFMAADNNLARYALYNLEQMLTVGSNQNVNVLVQINTPGKEKKTERYFIEKGKKTLITARNQAPVEKLNSGSPQTLIDAADWAMKNYPAENLILNLWSHGSGIHDPSRYCSEFNLEVIDEFEQRGICFDDTFKSYMTNKDLTFALQEIHQKVLRGKKIAVLWLEACLMSMVEVASSLKNHIDYLVSSQNVEYAPGSSYQLVLHKFHQEKVPLPQEIACHIIESFTKIYGPTKLNYTQSAINLTKINAIEININSVALELLTAIELQNKKSVTTLLKKCKTAPLCTCFHEPSFIDLQNFYSNLQANINQINLKNKIKENSIKSNLRNFTRQGLQLINNAVIANTAGNNAHQAKGLSIHFPDHGALPSYLSCDFNQSNNWGKMLMQYAIASKA, from the coding sequence ATGCCAATTAGATGTAAATATATTTTGTCATTGTTCATACTCCTGGGTCTGCCATGCAACTTACAAGCTCAATTTAAAAAAAAATATACCTTATTAGTTTTCATGGCAGCAGATAACAATCTTGCTCGCTACGCACTTTATAACTTAGAGCAAATGCTTACGGTAGGATCAAATCAAAATGTTAATGTTCTTGTTCAGATAAATACGCCGGGCAAAGAAAAAAAGACAGAGCGTTATTTCATAGAAAAGGGAAAAAAAACTCTTATAACAGCTCGCAACCAAGCCCCAGTAGAAAAATTAAATAGCGGCAGCCCCCAAACACTTATTGATGCAGCTGACTGGGCAATGAAAAATTATCCTGCAGAGAATTTAATTTTAAACTTATGGAGTCATGGCTCAGGAATTCACGATCCTTCAAGATACTGCAGTGAATTCAACCTAGAAGTCATTGATGAATTTGAACAACGAGGCATTTGTTTTGATGATACCTTTAAAAGCTATATGACAAACAAAGACCTTACATTTGCCTTGCAAGAAATACATCAAAAAGTCTTGCGTGGCAAAAAAATAGCAGTACTTTGGCTTGAAGCATGCTTAATGTCAATGGTAGAAGTTGCAAGTTCATTAAAAAATCACATTGACTACCTTGTCTCTTCTCAAAATGTAGAATACGCACCAGGTTCAAGCTATCAACTTGTTTTACATAAATTTCATCAAGAAAAAGTTCCTTTGCCCCAAGAAATTGCATGCCATATTATAGAATCTTTTACAAAAATATACGGCCCAACAAAACTTAATTACACTCAATCAGCAATAAACTTAACCAAGATCAATGCAATTGAAATAAATATAAACTCTGTTGCTCTTGAACTACTTACTGCAATAGAACTTCAAAATAAAAAATCAGTGACAACTCTTTTAAAAAAATGCAAAACAGCACCTTTATGCACCTGCTTTCACGAGCCATCATTTATTGATTTACAAAACTTTTACAGCAACCTTCAAGCAAACATAAATCAAATTAATTTGAAAAACAAAATCAAAGAAAACTCAATAAAATCAAATCTGCGAAACTTTACAAGGCAAGGTCTACAACTAATAAATAACGCAGTCATTGCAAATACAGCAGGAAATAATGCGCACCAAGCAAAAGGGCTGTCTATTCACTTTCCAGATCATGGAGCACTGCCCTCATACCTTTCTTGCGATTTTAACCAATCTAACAATTGGGGCAAAATGCTCATGCAATATGCGATTGCAAGCAAAGCATGA
- the infB gene encoding translation initiation factor IF-2 has protein sequence MRIYEFSKKFDVAVKDIVELLKERGVRRADAEFMLTDSHISFLKKRFHIGAVKEPVQTAHVNVDIEDKEVSLGDLAQRLGRPASEVIVLLLKRGIVANINKLLPRDVLAIVAKEYGATLVDTVKDTVNKSNVVKESLQKEQVVQEKRDPVVVIVGHVDHGKTTLLDYIRKTKVALGEAGGITQHLGAYSVPTNHGNVVFLDTPGHEAFSVMRERGVSVADVVALVVAADDGVRPQTIESIKAAQSLKAPIVVVINKIDKVDSLRIETVKRELSQYGLLSDEWGGETPYALISAKTGAGVDELIELLALQADMLDLVTSSAVAARGYVLESQIQKGRGAVASLLLHCGTLSVGDFFICGKVDGRVNSIVDGTGKSLKSVGPSKPVLVSGFYDFPKAGDLLQASSQKEVKKHQSEVEKDVQVKQLYDASQAAINVIVKVGSFSSLDAVVQSLQAITVNRALPIRVISSGVGDINERDIEFAEQAHALIYGLDVKVERNAAALKSEVQVNIYNIIYKLLDDAREAVLKTKKPEYIETQLGKAIVKAIFKVNSSIIAGAGVHEGALKKGQFVAIYRNSKKIGEGIIKSLQKDKRAVDTAPEGFDCAFRIDTFESWKMGDEVICFSREEKKD, from the coding sequence ATGCGCATATATGAGTTTTCGAAAAAGTTTGATGTCGCTGTAAAAGACATTGTTGAGCTACTTAAAGAACGAGGCGTTCGTCGAGCTGATGCAGAATTCATGCTGACAGATTCTCATATTTCATTTCTTAAAAAGCGTTTCCATATTGGAGCTGTTAAAGAGCCAGTTCAGACTGCTCACGTAAATGTTGACATTGAAGACAAGGAAGTGTCGCTTGGGGATCTAGCACAACGTCTAGGTCGTCCTGCAAGCGAGGTTATTGTTTTGCTGTTAAAGCGTGGTATCGTGGCAAACATAAATAAACTTCTTCCTCGCGATGTTCTTGCTATAGTTGCAAAAGAGTATGGCGCAACACTTGTTGATACAGTTAAAGATACTGTTAATAAGAGTAATGTTGTAAAAGAGTCGCTTCAAAAAGAGCAAGTTGTTCAAGAAAAAAGAGATCCAGTTGTTGTTATTGTTGGTCACGTTGATCATGGAAAAACAACGTTGTTGGATTACATTCGCAAGACAAAAGTTGCTTTAGGAGAAGCTGGTGGAATTACTCAGCACTTAGGTGCATACAGCGTCCCAACTAATCATGGAAATGTTGTGTTTCTTGACACTCCTGGACATGAAGCCTTTTCTGTTATGCGCGAACGAGGCGTGAGCGTTGCTGACGTTGTAGCTCTTGTTGTTGCGGCTGATGACGGCGTAAGACCTCAAACAATCGAATCTATCAAGGCTGCTCAATCTTTAAAAGCACCGATAGTTGTTGTTATTAATAAAATTGATAAAGTTGATTCGCTTAGAATCGAAACTGTTAAGCGTGAGCTTTCTCAGTACGGTTTGTTGTCAGATGAGTGGGGCGGAGAAACTCCGTATGCACTTATATCTGCAAAGACTGGTGCTGGAGTTGATGAGTTAATAGAGCTTTTAGCTTTGCAAGCAGATATGCTTGATTTAGTAACAAGTTCTGCAGTTGCTGCGCGAGGATATGTTTTAGAGTCGCAAATTCAAAAAGGAAGAGGAGCTGTTGCTTCACTGCTTTTACATTGCGGAACTCTTTCTGTTGGCGACTTCTTTATATGTGGAAAAGTCGATGGTCGAGTCAATTCAATTGTTGATGGGACAGGTAAATCTTTGAAGTCAGTTGGGCCCTCAAAGCCAGTTTTGGTTTCAGGGTTTTATGATTTTCCTAAAGCAGGTGATTTGTTACAGGCATCATCCCAAAAAGAGGTTAAAAAACATCAGTCAGAAGTTGAGAAAGATGTTCAAGTAAAGCAGCTTTATGATGCTTCTCAGGCGGCAATAAATGTAATTGTTAAGGTTGGATCGTTTTCATCACTTGATGCTGTCGTTCAGTCATTACAAGCAATTACTGTTAACAGAGCACTTCCTATTCGTGTTATTTCTTCTGGTGTAGGCGATATTAATGAGAGAGATATTGAATTTGCAGAACAAGCTCATGCTCTTATTTATGGTTTAGATGTTAAAGTTGAGCGTAATGCAGCGGCTTTAAAGAGCGAGGTTCAAGTTAATATTTACAATATTATTTACAAGTTACTTGATGATGCTCGCGAAGCTGTTCTTAAAACCAAAAAACCTGAGTATATTGAGACTCAGTTAGGCAAAGCTATTGTTAAAGCAATATTCAAAGTTAACTCCTCTATTATTGCTGGTGCTGGAGTTCATGAAGGCGCATTGAAAAAAGGTCAATTTGTTGCTATCTATAGAAATAGCAAAAAAATAGGTGAAGGTATAATTAAGAGTCTTCAGAAAGATAAAAGAGCGGTTGATACAGCTCCAGAAGGTTTTGACTGTGCCTTTAGAATTGACACTTTCGAAAGCTGGAAAATGGGCGACGAAGTAATCTGTTTTAGCAGAGAAGAAAAGAAAGATTAA
- a CDS encoding deoxyribonuclease IV encodes MNNHTHLLGAHLSVSGGFFNAIENGSKIGCTAIQIFTKSNRQWASKKISQSEAELFIKTKRNSPIKMVIAHASYLINLGSSTVGVQERSYHALVDEINRCHELEIPYLVLHPGTSEKDSQEATLELIGDYIDKSLKETPGSLTTVLIETMAGQGRSIGHTFEQIAKIISRIEDKNRIGVCFDTCHTFAAGYDFTSAEKYEKTFAHFDATIGLKFLKAFHINDSKKELNSHVDRHENIGDGLINIQAFMMIVNDARFLNVPKILETPHSEDLENDKRNLEKLASLLK; translated from the coding sequence ATGAACAATCACACTCACTTGCTAGGTGCACACCTCTCAGTCTCAGGTGGCTTTTTCAACGCTATTGAAAACGGGTCAAAAATTGGCTGTACAGCTATTCAAATTTTTACAAAAAGCAATCGTCAGTGGGCATCAAAAAAAATCAGCCAAAGCGAAGCTGAGCTTTTTATTAAAACAAAAAGAAATTCTCCCATTAAAATGGTTATAGCACACGCTTCATACCTCATTAACTTAGGTTCATCGACAGTAGGAGTTCAAGAGCGATCATACCACGCGTTAGTCGATGAAATTAATAGATGTCATGAACTTGAAATACCATACCTTGTTTTGCATCCAGGAACATCTGAAAAAGACAGTCAAGAGGCGACTCTTGAATTAATTGGTGATTATATAGACAAATCACTAAAAGAAACTCCAGGGTCTTTAACAACCGTGCTTATTGAAACAATGGCAGGCCAAGGTCGAAGCATTGGACACACCTTTGAACAAATTGCAAAAATAATAAGTAGAATAGAGGACAAAAATAGAATTGGGGTCTGCTTTGACACATGCCACACATTTGCAGCAGGCTACGATTTCACATCAGCCGAAAAATATGAAAAAACGTTTGCTCATTTCGACGCAACCATAGGATTAAAATTCCTTAAAGCCTTTCACATTAACGACTCAAAAAAAGAATTAAACTCTCATGTAGACAGGCATGAAAACATAGGGGATGGATTAATAAACATTCAAGCTTTTATGATGATTGTAAATGATGCACGCTTTTTAAACGTACCTAAAATATTAGAGACTCCACACTCAGAAGACCTTGAAAACGATAAAAGAAATCTGGAAAAGCTGGCAAGCCTTTTAAAATAA
- the aspS gene encoding aspartate--tRNA ligase: protein MTNMKRTTYCGLITEQYLHQEVTLAGWVNKRRDHGGLIFVDLRDRAGIMQIVFNPDFDKQAHATAHELRSEFVILVKGKVIRRDDKLINKNIATGEFELQVTSLTILNKSKALPFALDEDLADEDTRLKYRYLDLRRPEMQKKLQLRNDILFTTREFFHKDGFIDVETPILTKNTMEGAREFIVPSRVHEHNFYSLPQSPQMYKQLLMAAGFDKYMQIARCFRDEDLRADRQPEFTQLDLEMSFIEEDDIIGVIDNYIKTLLKKVSNIDVQIPFKRISYDYAFSNFGSDKPDLRFDLKIQDFSSLFINTELKFLKTVVANGGKVGGLHVSGKVYSRSELLAWVDAAVKFGAKGLLWIRFNEDCKHESPVSNFLPDNFFEQVKEICPTLQAGDTIFLIAGEYEDAWTLLGRLRLELAQDLKIIPEHELNFSWVVDFPMFEYNKDDKRWYSKHHPFTSPQAGWENLEQKDIKARAYDIVLNGVELGGGSIRIHDSVIQKKIFNMIGMTDEVAQNYFDFLLESQELGYPPLGGIAIGIDRFVMLLTGSKSIREVIAFPKNQRGYDPMMKAPSEVEEQKLELYRLKYLPKKNK, encoded by the coding sequence ATGACAAATATGAAGCGAACTACGTATTGTGGATTAATAACAGAACAATATTTGCATCAGGAAGTTACTTTAGCTGGTTGGGTTAATAAGCGCCGTGACCATGGAGGATTAATTTTTGTTGATCTTCGTGATAGAGCCGGTATTATGCAAATTGTTTTTAATCCTGATTTTGATAAGCAAGCTCATGCAACAGCTCATGAATTGCGTAGTGAATTTGTTATTTTAGTTAAAGGTAAAGTCATTCGACGAGATGACAAGTTGATTAATAAAAATATTGCTACAGGTGAATTTGAACTACAAGTTACAAGCTTAACTATTTTGAATAAGTCTAAAGCTCTTCCGTTTGCTTTAGATGAAGATCTTGCTGATGAAGACACTCGTTTAAAATACCGCTATTTAGATCTTCGTCGTCCTGAGATGCAAAAAAAATTGCAACTGCGTAATGATATTCTTTTTACTACACGAGAATTTTTTCATAAAGATGGTTTTATTGATGTTGAAACTCCAATTTTAACAAAAAACACCATGGAAGGGGCTCGTGAGTTTATTGTCCCTTCACGCGTTCATGAACATAATTTTTATTCATTGCCCCAATCACCACAAATGTACAAGCAACTATTGATGGCAGCCGGTTTTGATAAGTACATGCAAATAGCTCGTTGTTTTCGGGATGAAGATTTACGGGCTGATCGTCAACCAGAGTTTACACAACTTGATTTAGAGATGTCGTTCATTGAAGAAGATGACATTATTGGCGTTATTGATAACTACATCAAAACATTGCTTAAAAAAGTTTCAAACATTGATGTGCAAATTCCATTTAAGCGGATTAGCTACGATTACGCCTTTTCAAATTTTGGATCAGATAAACCTGATTTGCGATTTGATTTAAAAATTCAAGATTTTTCATCATTATTTATTAACACTGAATTGAAATTTTTAAAAACAGTTGTTGCAAATGGTGGTAAAGTTGGTGGTTTGCATGTGAGCGGGAAAGTTTACTCTCGATCAGAATTGTTAGCGTGGGTTGATGCGGCAGTTAAATTTGGAGCAAAAGGGTTATTGTGGATACGCTTTAATGAAGATTGCAAGCATGAATCTCCTGTTTCTAATTTTCTACCAGATAACTTCTTTGAACAAGTTAAAGAAATTTGCCCTACGTTGCAGGCTGGCGACACAATTTTCTTGATTGCTGGTGAGTATGAGGATGCATGGACCCTGCTCGGTCGTCTTCGTTTAGAGCTTGCACAGGATTTAAAAATTATCCCAGAACATGAATTAAATTTTTCTTGGGTCGTAGATTTTCCTATGTTTGAATACAACAAAGATGATAAGCGCTGGTACTCAAAGCATCATCCGTTTACATCGCCTCAAGCAGGTTGGGAGAATTTAGAACAAAAAGACATTAAAGCTCGAGCGTATGACATTGTATTAAATGGTGTAGAGCTTGGTGGTGGATCAATTCGTATTCATGATTCTGTTATTCAGAAGAAAATATTCAACATGATCGGTATGACGGACGAAGTTGCTCAAAATTATTTTGACTTTTTATTAGAGTCTCAAGAGCTTGGCTATCCGCCTCTTGGTGGTATTGCAATTGGAATTGATCGTTTTGTTATGTTGCTAACAGGCTCAAAATCAATTCGCGAAGTTATTGCATTTCCTAAGAATCAACGCGGTTATGATCCAATGATGAAGGCGCCTTCTGAAGTTGAAGAGCAAAAATTAGAATTATATCGATTGAAGTACTTACCAAAGAAAAATAAGTAA
- a CDS encoding ParA family protein has protein sequence MRKIAVSLSKGGVGKSTVAVSLAHGLAIAGKKVLLVDTDDQGQDSFLLGVNPPTGLAEVLCQNLLASQAIFLARPNLSILAGGKSLSAAKREIGRKDYGAEQTLSEVLKPIEDQFDYIILDTSPAWDPLTINTLFYATEVLTPVSLEALTINSLAEFVNRLESVKKFNKDLNHSYVLPTFYDLRVKKSSEILQQLKGYFPVKLCDVIKYNVRISESAGFGQTIFEYSPNSTGAQDYKKFVERIISDEK, from the coding sequence GTGAGAAAAATAGCAGTCTCTTTATCTAAAGGCGGAGTTGGAAAAAGTACCGTTGCAGTAAGTTTAGCTCATGGTTTAGCAATTGCTGGTAAAAAAGTTTTATTGGTTGATACTGATGATCAAGGCCAAGATAGTTTTTTATTAGGTGTAAATCCACCGACTGGACTTGCAGAAGTTTTATGCCAAAATTTATTAGCATCGCAAGCAATATTTTTAGCTCGACCAAATTTATCTATTCTTGCTGGTGGAAAGTCTTTATCAGCAGCAAAAAGAGAGATTGGCAGAAAAGATTATGGGGCAGAACAAACTTTAAGCGAAGTTTTAAAACCAATTGAAGATCAATTTGATTATATTATTTTAGATACATCTCCTGCATGGGATCCTTTAACTATTAATACATTATTTTATGCTACTGAAGTGTTAACGCCAGTTTCGCTTGAAGCTTTAACCATTAATTCTCTTGCAGAATTTGTAAATCGACTAGAATCTGTTAAAAAATTTAACAAAGATTTGAATCATTCTTACGTTTTACCAACTTTTTATGATTTGCGAGTCAAAAAATCATCAGAAATTTTACAACAACTAAAAGGTTATTTCCCAGTAAAACTGTGTGATGTTATTAAATATAACGTTCGAATTTCAGAATCTGCTGGTTTTGGGCAAACAATTTTCGAATATAGTCCAAATTCGACAGGCGCCCAAGACTATAAAAAATTTGTAGAAAGGATTATTTCTGATGAAAAATAG
- a CDS encoding ATP-dependent Clp protease ATP-binding subunit yields MNLENFTQSSSELINKSIEFAQANQNPTFLPLHIISKSLDNEFCLSFYQRCNLSLEKLRSLVEHEIKKLPTISGAQLTADPSLQKFFDACKKEADALGDEFISLEHFLIAWTNSNTLPDGISTFFKEHNFNKTVILELMNKLRKGKKVTDKNAEKEYEILDKYCQNITKQAQLGKLDPVIGRHEEIRRVIQILSRRTKNNPVLIGEPGVGKTAVVEGIAQRIINNDVPESLKDRQIYSLDLGLLIAGTKYQGEFEERLKGILKAVSESQDSIILFIDELHMLVGAGSSGGGMDASNLLKPALARGELHCIGATTIKEYKKYIEKDAALERRFQKVLVSEPTVEDTISILRGIKEKYELHHGIKITDQALVNAAQLSAKNIPDRFLPDKAIDLVDEAASMVKMAIDSKPESLDRMERKIRQLEIEKLALEKEKNNEASQNRLKELDIELSSLKEEHQTLANQWATERAPLEKIRSIKEAIELATYAYEQAERAGDYAKASELKYGKLVQLQKQLADEQEKAKKNGSNLIKEEVTEDDIALVLSRWTGIPTEKLKKGDTEKLLGMEEILKKRVAGQDEAIEKVAQAIQMHRAGLTDPNKPIGSFLFLGPTGVGKTEVAKTLADFLFNDERKMIRIDMSEYMEKHTVSRLIGSPPGYIGHEEGGQLTELVRKNPYSVVLFDEIEKAHPDVFNIFLQILDDGRLTDGQGRTIDFSHTIIIMTSNIGSHIILEAKKIDEKVKHDIEKVLQQTFRPEFLNRIDDIVYFKMLDKKTIADITKIHLAGFQHKVEDLGITLNIPDSVIDFIADKGFVEEFGARPMKRAIKQYLIVPISQYILKHPEAKNISTDVKNDMIIIN; encoded by the coding sequence ATGAATCTTGAAAACTTCACACAATCAAGTTCTGAACTTATCAATAAAAGTATTGAATTTGCTCAAGCAAACCAGAACCCAACATTTCTACCATTGCATATTATATCTAAAAGTTTAGATAATGAATTTTGTCTTTCATTTTATCAACGATGCAATCTTTCTTTAGAAAAATTACGATCATTGGTCGAACACGAAATTAAAAAATTGCCGACTATTTCAGGTGCTCAACTTACCGCTGATCCGTCATTACAAAAATTTTTTGATGCATGTAAAAAAGAGGCAGATGCGCTTGGCGATGAGTTTATCAGCCTTGAACATTTTTTAATTGCATGGACCAACTCAAACACTCTTCCTGATGGAATATCAACATTTTTTAAAGAGCACAATTTCAATAAAACAGTAATTTTAGAACTGATGAATAAGTTACGAAAAGGAAAAAAAGTGACTGATAAAAATGCAGAAAAAGAGTACGAAATTTTAGATAAATATTGTCAAAATATCACCAAACAAGCACAACTTGGCAAACTAGATCCGGTCATCGGCCGACATGAAGAAATTCGTCGCGTCATTCAAATTTTATCTCGCAGAACAAAAAATAACCCTGTCCTTATTGGTGAACCTGGCGTAGGAAAAACTGCGGTCGTTGAAGGTATTGCACAACGAATTATTAACAATGATGTACCTGAAAGCTTAAAAGATCGTCAAATTTACTCATTGGATCTTGGATTGTTAATTGCTGGAACAAAGTATCAAGGTGAGTTTGAAGAGCGTTTAAAAGGCATTTTAAAAGCTGTTTCTGAATCACAAGATTCAATCATATTATTCATCGATGAATTACACATGCTTGTTGGCGCTGGCTCATCTGGAGGGGGTATGGATGCTTCTAATCTTTTAAAACCAGCTCTGGCTCGTGGTGAATTGCATTGTATTGGTGCAACAACCATTAAAGAATATAAAAAATATATCGAAAAAGATGCGGCACTTGAACGACGCTTTCAAAAAGTTTTAGTCTCTGAGCCAACTGTTGAAGATACTATTTCTATCTTGCGCGGGATTAAAGAAAAATATGAATTGCACCATGGAATAAAAATTACTGACCAAGCGTTAGTCAATGCAGCTCAACTATCAGCAAAAAATATTCCTGACCGTTTTTTGCCAGATAAAGCTATTGATCTTGTTGATGAAGCAGCTTCAATGGTAAAAATGGCAATCGATTCAAAACCAGAAAGTTTGGATCGTATGGAGCGAAAAATTCGACAATTAGAGATCGAAAAACTAGCTCTGGAAAAAGAAAAGAACAACGAAGCTTCTCAAAATAGACTCAAAGAACTTGATATTGAACTATCAAGTTTAAAAGAAGAGCATCAAACCCTTGCTAACCAATGGGCTACAGAGCGCGCACCCCTGGAAAAAATACGCTCAATAAAAGAAGCAATCGAGCTTGCAACCTATGCATACGAGCAAGCAGAACGAGCTGGTGACTATGCAAAAGCTTCTGAATTAAAATATGGAAAACTGGTTCAGCTACAAAAACAACTTGCTGATGAACAAGAAAAAGCTAAAAAAAATGGTTCCAATCTTATAAAAGAAGAAGTTACTGAAGATGATATTGCTTTAGTTTTATCGCGTTGGACAGGTATTCCAACAGAAAAATTAAAAAAAGGTGATACGGAAAAGCTTTTAGGCATGGAAGAAATTCTAAAAAAACGTGTTGCAGGACAAGATGAGGCTATAGAAAAAGTGGCTCAAGCTATTCAAATGCATCGTGCAGGACTAACAGATCCAAACAAACCAATAGGATCTTTCTTGTTCTTAGGGCCAACAGGTGTGGGTAAAACTGAAGTTGCAAAAACCTTAGCAGATTTTTTATTTAATGACGAACGTAAAATGATTCGCATTGATATGTCTGAATATATGGAAAAACATACCGTTTCCCGTCTTATTGGTTCACCTCCTGGCTACATTGGGCACGAAGAAGGCGGACAATTAACCGAATTAGTACGTAAAAATCCGTATAGCGTTGTTCTTTTTGATGAAATAGAAAAAGCTCATCCAGACGTATTTAACATATTTTTACAAATATTAGACGATGGACGTCTGACTGACGGGCAAGGTCGTACGATAGATTTTTCTCATACGATCATTATTATGACATCAAATATCGGTTCTCATATTATTTTAGAAGCTAAAAAAATCGATGAAAAAGTGAAACATGACATCGAAAAAGTTTTACAGCAAACATTTAGACCCGAATTTTTAAACAGAATTGATGATATCGTTTACTTTAAAATGCTTGATAAAAAAACAATTGCAGATATTACCAAAATTCATCTTGCAGGATTTCAACATAAAGTCGAAGATCTTGGAATTACCTTGAATATTCCTGATTCTGTTATAGATTTTATCGCTGACAAAGGATTTGTAGAAGAATTTGGAGCGCGTCCAATGAAGCGAGCAATAAAGCAATATTTAATAGTACCCATATCACAATATATTTTAAAGCATCCAGAAGCTAAAAATATTTCTACTGACGTCAAAAATGATATGATCATTATTAACTAA
- a CDS encoding ankyrin repeat domain-containing protein has translation MKNLMTVCALLLYSGTNFQAAESLHKACMQAVLKGDIDMIDQYIQEQEIDINIQDELGLTAFMRAAAHGQLEAMQFLIKLGAHINLQDHAGNTAILHAVYKRQLQAVQFLIGEHADLTLQNSFGSTALMVAVENNNQPIMSILAQEDSNVNAQDNCGFTALMVAANLNLHEAVALLLKHGADALLQDNGGWTAFRLAQFQGNTEIAELLKEAQSKHWYNFFS, from the coding sequence ATGAAAAATTTAATGACTGTATGCGCTCTATTACTTTACTCTGGTACAAATTTTCAAGCAGCAGAAAGTTTGCACAAAGCATGTATGCAAGCGGTCTTGAAAGGTGATATAGACATGATTGACCAATATATTCAAGAACAAGAGATTGATATAAATATTCAAGATGAGTTAGGCTTAACAGCTTTTATGCGTGCAGCTGCTCACGGACAACTTGAAGCCATGCAATTTTTGATAAAGCTGGGTGCTCATATTAATCTTCAGGATCACGCAGGTAATACAGCTATACTTCACGCTGTGTATAAACGTCAGCTTCAAGCAGTTCAATTTTTAATCGGTGAGCATGCTGATCTTACGCTTCAAAATTCATTTGGGTCAACAGCGTTGATGGTAGCAGTTGAGAACAATAACCAACCAATCATGAGTATACTTGCCCAAGAAGATTCAAATGTTAACGCACAAGATAATTGTGGCTTTACTGCTTTAATGGTTGCTGCGAATTTAAATTTGCATGAAGCAGTTGCATTATTACTCAAGCATGGTGCAGATGCTTTGTTGCAAGATAATGGAGGATGGACAGCTTTCAGGCTTGCCCAATTTCAAGGCAATACAGAAATCGCTGAGCTTTTAAAAGAAGCTCAATCAAAACATTGGTATAATTTTTTTAGTTAA
- a CDS encoding nucleoside triphosphate pyrophosphohydrolase yields MNFKTIFNSILILVPLLLCNIFMYKKVKQLQTTTEETASIVPRRKFIHNKLWRDNAIEQLEERHGDIIHRVILDDQAYNNQLGLKLIEEAGEVHTAKNKEELSSEVGDVLEVVDCIIALHNLSREEIEQSRNKKRNDRGSYLERKFVTTTESIPGSFLDVYCSKDPDKYTLIVE; encoded by the coding sequence ATGAACTTTAAAACAATCTTTAACTCAATACTCATTTTAGTTCCACTACTACTTTGTAATATTTTCATGTATAAAAAAGTAAAACAGTTACAAACTACAACAGAAGAAACTGCATCAATTGTACCGCGACGTAAATTTATTCACAATAAATTATGGAGAGATAATGCTATTGAACAACTAGAAGAACGCCATGGTGACATTATTCATCGTGTTATTTTAGATGACCAAGCGTATAATAATCAACTTGGTTTAAAGTTAATTGAAGAAGCTGGCGAAGTTCATACAGCTAAAAACAAAGAAGAGCTGAGTAGCGAAGTTGGCGATGTTTTAGAAGTTGTTGATTGCATTATAGCTTTACACAACTTATCACGAGAAGAAATTGAACAGTCTCGCAATAAAAAAAGAAATGATCGCGGAAGTTATTTAGAGCGTAAGTTTGTAACAACAACAGAATCTATTCCAGGCAGTTTCTTAGATGTTTATTGTTCAAAAGATCCTGATAAATATACATTAATTGTAGAATAA